The DNA segment CCCTTGCTCCCTGTGGCAAGCGAGAATGGTCCACTATGAAAAGACTTGCTCTGGCGTTCCTTGTCGCTGCGGCGGCCACGTCCTGCAACCGGGAAGTCGGGTTCACGCCCACGCCCATCTCCTTCGCTGACCACCCCAGCGTCCTGCGGGGGCCGTGGAGCGGCGATACCACCGCCGGGCAGAGACTGCGTCTGCAACTGACCGCCGCCTACGACACCGCCAGCAGCTACCGGGTGACCGGAACAGGCAGTTTGGATCAGGAGCCGCTGAGTGTGACTGGGAGTGTGGCGGGCGGCTCGCTGCACAGCTATCTGCGCCCGCAGCTCACGCCCGCTCCAGAGACGGCGCAATTGACGTTGCAGCGGACAGGCAAGGCCGATCTGGAGCTGCGGTGTTACGACATCGGCGGCGACGAGGCTGGAAGCTCTTGGTTCTGGCAATGCTTCCTTCCAGACAACACGAAATCGTTCAATCTCACGAGGGAAACGTCATGACCGAACCACAACCCAACAAAGTTGCCCTCGTCACTGGCAGCAGCCGGGGCCTGGGCCGGGCGATGGCCCTGAAACTGGCCGCAGACGGCTTTGATCTTGCCGTCCACTTCGGACGTAATGCTGCGGAAGCTGAGAAGGTGGCGGAGGAAGTTCGCGCCCACGGCGTCCGTGCCGAGGTGTTCGGCGCTGATCTCGCCACGCCAGCCAACGCCGGAAAACTCGTCGAGGACGTGATCCGGAAGATGGGCGGTCTGGACGTGCTGGTCAACAATGCCGGAATCACCCGCGACGGCCTCGCCATCCGCATGAAGGACGAGGACTGGGACGCCGTGATCCAGACCAACCTGTCCAGCGCGTTTTCGGCGTGCCGGGCGGCCATCAAGCACATGATGCGTGCCCGCTCTGGGCGGATCGTCAATATTGCCAGCGTGGTGGGATTGACTGGCAATCCGGGTCAGGCCAACTACGTGGCCAGCAAGGCCGGGTTGATCGGGCTGACCAAGGCGCTGGCCAAGGAATACGGCGGGCGCGGTATTACCGTCAATGCCGTGGCCCCCGGTTTTATCGAATCCGACATGACGGCTACGCTGGCGGAAGACGTGAAAAGCGGTTATCTGGCGGGGATTCCTCTGGCCCGCCTTGGTCAGCCGGAAGAAGTCGCCGCACTGGTGGCGTTTCTAGCCTCTGATGGTGCCGGGTACATCACCGGGCAGACCATCGGCGTGGATGGCGGTTTGAATCCGCATTGAGCAACTCTGATGGGTATGTTCCCCACGCTTCGTTTGCACCCCGTTCAGGAACGTAGCCTCCCACACCCTGCCCGTGTAGACTGGGCCAGATTTCAAGGACACTTCAAGACAGGAGGAAAAAACTATGGCGACTTTTGATGACGTGAAAGATGTGATTGTGGACAAGCTGGGTGTGGACGCGGATAAGATCAACCCCGAGGCCCGTTTCGTGGAGGATCTGGGCGCAGACAGCCTGGAAACCGTCGAGCTGATCATGGGCCTGGAAGACAAGTTCGGCGTGACCATCAGCGATGAGGATGCCGAGAACATCCGCACCGTGCAGGCCGCCGTCGATTACATCGAGAGCAAGCAGTAAACGCGCCTGTTCCGGCGACGCGTCGAGCGCAGCCGGGGCAGTGAATGGGGGCGGGGCGCGGGTTATACCGTCGCCCCGGTTTCTATTGAAAAGGGAGGGGATGTATGGGCGTTTCAGGATTGAGACGGGTGGTGATCACGGGGCTGGGGCCGGTGACGCCCATCGGGATGGGGGCGGCAGCCTACGCCGAGGCGCAGCGCGCGGGCAGAAGCGGCATCGGCCCGATCACGCACTTCGACGCCACCGACACCGCCAGCAAGATCGCGGGTCAGGTGAAGGGCAGCCTGGATGAATTCATCGATCCGCGCGAGGCCCGGAAATTAGACCGCTACGTGCAACTGGCGCTGGTGGCCTCCGAACTCGCCGCGCGTGACAGTGGCCTGACCCCTGAGGAACTCAGTGGCGAACGCGTCGGCACGGTGGTGGGCAGCGGCATCGGTGGGGTCAAGACCTTCGAGGATCAGGCCGGGGTGCTGCACGAGCGGGGGCCGGGGCGTATCAGCCCGATGTTCATTCCGATGATGATCGCCAATATGGCCACCGGACACGTCGCCATGAAGTTCGGCGCGACGGGGCCAAGCAGCACCGTGGTCACCGCCTGCGCCACCGGCACGGGATCCATCGGGGATGCCGCACGCTACATCCAACTCGATCTGGCCGACGTGATGATCGCCGGCGGTACCGAGGCCGCCGTGACCGCCATCGCCGTGGGCGGATTCTCCAATATGAAGGCGCTATCCACCCGCAACGACTCGCCGGAAACCGCCAGCCGCCCCTTCAGCGCCACCCGCGACGGCTTTGTGCTGGGCGAGGGCGCGGGTATCGTGATTCTGGAAGAATACGAGAAGGCCAAAAAGCGGGGGGCCACCATCTACGCCGAAGTCGTCGGCTACGGCACCAGCGCCGATGCCCACCACATCACCATGCCCGCCCCGGAAGGACGCGGGGCACAGGTGGCGATGCGGATGGCCCTGAACACGGCGGGGGTCAACCCCGAGCAGGTGGGTTACGTCAACGCGCACGGCACCAGCACGCACTTCAATGACCTGTACGAGACGCAGGGCATCAAGCATGTGTTTGGCGATCACGCCAAGAAGCTGGCGATCAGCTCTACCAAGTCCATGACCGGACACCTGCTGGGCGCGGCGGGGGCCATCGAGGCGATTGCCGTGGCGCAGGCGCTGAAAGACGGCATCCTGCCCCCCACCATCAACCTGACCGATCCCGATCCCGCACTGGACCTAGATTACATCCCCGAGGGCGCACGGGAGCAACAGGTGGAATACGTCCTGAGCAACTCGTTTGCTTTCGGTGGTCAGAACGCGACGTTGCTGTTCAAACGGGTGTGAGGATCGTCAAACAGAATGGTCTGGAAGTCCAACGGCTCAAAAATACAGCGGTTCTTGCGGCTGATCGGTTGAGCAGTTTGACGGTTTGATCCGCCCCGCCGCCCCTTCCCTCCACAAATCCTCAAGCTGAAGACCGGGTCACTCACGTCAATCGGTGCTTTAATGCCCTGATAGTCGCCTGATAGGCCCGGTTTATCTTTTTTCAGATCAGCCTAGGGTTCTTAGAATTCCCGTCCCCAGCGAAAGGAGTCATCCCTGTGTCCCGCGCCAAAACGTCCGCCGTCCTGACTGAACCTGCTCCAGCCAGGGCCAAACGCCACCGCAAGAAGCCGGAGCCGGAAGGTCTGGGCGAAACGCGCACGCACAGTACAGTGGCAAATACCGAGAGCCGCTATCTGAACCGTGAGCTGTCCTGGCTGGCCTTCAACGAGCGGGTGCTGGCTGAGGCGCGCGACGTTCGCAACCCACCGCTGGAACGTTTGAAGTACGCGGCCATCTGCGGCAGCAACCTTGACGAGTTCTTCATGGTGCGCGTGGCGGGCATCCACCGCCAGATCGCGGCGGGGGTCAACACGCCCGGTCTGGACGGTATCACGCCGCGTGAAACGCTGGCGCTGGTCCGCGAACGCACGCAGGGCATGCTGCGCGAGATCGAGAAGACGACGCGCAAGGTGCTGAAGCTGCTGATGGACGAGGGCCTCAAGCTGGTGCGCGTGGCCGATCTGGGCAAACGCGCCCGCGCCAGCCTGCGCGAACACTATCTGGCCGAGATTCAGCCGGTACTGACGCCGCTGGTGGTGGACCCCAGCCACCCCTTTCCGTACCTGAGCAACCTCAGCCTGAATCTGGCGGTGCTGCTGCGGGGTGGTTCTGGCGACGAGACCGACTTTGCACGCGTGAAGGTGCCCGTGGGCGTGCTGCCGCGCGTGGTGGTGATTGGTGACGCCTTGCTGATGCTGGAGGACGTGATCGCCGCGCACATCAGTGAGCTGTTCAAGGGCCGTGAGGTGCTGGCCGCGCATGTCTTCCGCGTGACCCGCAACACCGATTACGAGTTCGAGGAAGAGGAGGCTGAGGACCTGCTCGCCACCATCGAGGACGGGCTGCGCCGCCGCCGCTTTGGTGCTGCCGTGCGGCTGGAAGTGGTGCGCGAGACGCCCATCAAACTCGTGACCTTCCTTCAGGAGCGCCTGAGACTGGCTGCCGAGGACATCTTCCTGCTCGAAGGCCCGCTGGGCACCGCCGATCTGATGGGTCTGCCGGTGACCCGTCCAGATCTGGCCTTTGAGGCTTTCGCCCCCGCCGTGCCTGATCTGGACGGCGACGAGGAAAACGGCATCTTCGACACCCTGCGCGGCGGCGACGTGTTGCTGCATCACCCCTACGACGGCTTTGCCAACATCCTGAACTTCATTGAGGAAGCCAGCCGGGACCCGCAGGTGCTGGCGATCAAGCAGACGCTGTACCGCACCGGGGACGATCCACGCCTGCTGGCCGCGCTGCGAACCGCCGCCGAGAACGGCAAGCAGGTGGTGGCCCTGATCGAACTCAAAGCGCGCTTTGACGAGCAGCGCAATATCAGTTGGGCGCGCAAGTTGGAACGCGCCGGGGCGCATGTGGTGTACGGCATGGCGGGCCTCAAGACCCACGCCAAGGTCACGCTGGTGGTGCGCCGGGAAGCCGAAGGGCTGCGCCGATACGCGCACATTGGGACAGGCAATTACAACCCCAAGACCGCCCGCCTGTACACCGATCTGAGCCTCCTGACCGCCGATCCCGAGATCGGTATGGACGTGGCCGAGCTGTTCAACCACCTGACCGGCTACGCCGAGGCCGATTACACCCACCTGCTGGTGGCCCCCGACACCGCCCGCACTGGCCTGGAGGCCCTGCTGGAGCGCGAGGCCGACAATGCCCGCGCGGGCCATGACGCCTGGGCACGGATCAAGGTCAATTCCCTGACCGATCCGGCCATGATCGAGGCGATGTATGGGGCGGCCAGCGCCGGAGTCCGCATTGACCTGATCATCCGGGGCGTGTGCTGCCTGCGTCCCGGCGTGCCCGGCCTGTCGGAGAGCGTCCGCGTCCGCAGTCTGCTGGGGCGCTATCTGGAACATGCCCGCGTCTACGCTTTCGGCAACGCCGGAAACGCCGAGGTCTATTTCGGCAGTGCCGACCTGATGAGCCGCAATCTGGACCGCCGCGTGGAGGTCGTTGCCCCGGTGCTGGACGA comes from the Deinococcus sp. AJ005 genome and includes:
- the fabG gene encoding 3-oxoacyl-[acyl-carrier-protein] reductase; the protein is MTEPQPNKVALVTGSSRGLGRAMALKLAADGFDLAVHFGRNAAEAEKVAEEVRAHGVRAEVFGADLATPANAGKLVEDVIRKMGGLDVLVNNAGITRDGLAIRMKDEDWDAVIQTNLSSAFSACRAAIKHMMRARSGRIVNIASVVGLTGNPGQANYVASKAGLIGLTKALAKEYGGRGITVNAVAPGFIESDMTATLAEDVKSGYLAGIPLARLGQPEEVAALVAFLASDGAGYITGQTIGVDGGLNPH
- the acpP gene encoding acyl carrier protein → MATFDDVKDVIVDKLGVDADKINPEARFVEDLGADSLETVELIMGLEDKFGVTISDEDAENIRTVQAAVDYIESKQ
- the fabF gene encoding beta-ketoacyl-ACP synthase II; amino-acid sequence: MGVSGLRRVVITGLGPVTPIGMGAAAYAEAQRAGRSGIGPITHFDATDTASKIAGQVKGSLDEFIDPREARKLDRYVQLALVASELAARDSGLTPEELSGERVGTVVGSGIGGVKTFEDQAGVLHERGPGRISPMFIPMMIANMATGHVAMKFGATGPSSTVVTACATGTGSIGDAARYIQLDLADVMIAGGTEAAVTAIAVGGFSNMKALSTRNDSPETASRPFSATRDGFVLGEGAGIVILEEYEKAKKRGATIYAEVVGYGTSADAHHITMPAPEGRGAQVAMRMALNTAGVNPEQVGYVNAHGTSTHFNDLYETQGIKHVFGDHAKKLAISSTKSMTGHLLGAAGAIEAIAVAQALKDGILPPTINLTDPDPALDLDYIPEGAREQQVEYVLSNSFAFGGQNATLLFKRV
- the ppk1 gene encoding polyphosphate kinase 1; protein product: MSRAKTSAVLTEPAPARAKRHRKKPEPEGLGETRTHSTVANTESRYLNRELSWLAFNERVLAEARDVRNPPLERLKYAAICGSNLDEFFMVRVAGIHRQIAAGVNTPGLDGITPRETLALVRERTQGMLREIEKTTRKVLKLLMDEGLKLVRVADLGKRARASLREHYLAEIQPVLTPLVVDPSHPFPYLSNLSLNLAVLLRGGSGDETDFARVKVPVGVLPRVVVIGDALLMLEDVIAAHISELFKGREVLAAHVFRVTRNTDYEFEEEEAEDLLATIEDGLRRRRFGAAVRLEVVRETPIKLVTFLQERLRLAAEDIFLLEGPLGTADLMGLPVTRPDLAFEAFAPAVPDLDGDEENGIFDTLRGGDVLLHHPYDGFANILNFIEEASRDPQVLAIKQTLYRTGDDPRLLAALRTAAENGKQVVALIELKARFDEQRNISWARKLERAGAHVVYGMAGLKTHAKVTLVVRREAEGLRRYAHIGTGNYNPKTARLYTDLSLLTADPEIGMDVAELFNHLTGYAEADYTHLLVAPDTARTGLEALLEREADNARAGHDAWARIKVNSLTDPAMIEAMYGAASAGVRIDLIIRGVCCLRPGVPGLSESVRVRSLLGRYLEHARVYAFGNAGNAEVYFGSADLMSRNLDRRVEVVAPVLDDAHRDQFLDILKTEWTDQRGSWELCLDGEYEKLPGDESAQQIFASARHPL